The window ACCATGATTCTCGGGGAATCAAAGCAAAGCCAAAGCAACAATGAAGAATTACTTCTCAAATGGATACCATAGAGTACGTAATCTTGATCACACCGTTGGCTATAATTTAGCTTCAGCACATGGAAGAAATGATCATATCTGGACTTACATGGATTTGAAGTTGGAAGAAATGATCATATCTGGACTTACATGGATTTGAAGTTGGAGCAACAATTGAGTGGGAGACGACCCCGTGGGTTAGAGATGGAACAAGACTAGGCTCGGTGATCCCGGGGTATGAAGGCAAGGGACTGGGGAGGTGACGGTAACCATCGTTCCATGGAACCAAGGTCATAATGTCGTCCTTCCTCAACCCCTCGGTGTGGCTAGAGACTAGACGCGACAATCCCAGATGTCGTAATCTTTGATATGCAGAGTTCATCGATGACTTGCTTCGATCCCATATTTGCAAACGAAGAAAATAGCTGACCCAAATATGGGTTATCGATAGAGGATGCACATGTTGTACGCACTTACGGACACAATAGCGTATAAATCGTGGAAGTGGGTTTAGCAAAAGTTTAGAAGCTTTGGACCTGGATTTAGAGGATGTAGGCTTTGCTATTGGTGAGCATAGTGGGCCGACAAAAACGAGGCCCATTAGAAGGAAACCTAATTTCCCAAGCGGAAGCCAAGGAACTTGCAGAGATTTTTGCGCCGCTAGGGGGATCTCTGGTGAATGACAGATCGGCGGGACCAGCCGGTGGTCGTGGCTTGATTCAGGGTTTGAGACTAGGTCCAGTGGGAAAAACCCTAGTGTCACAATTGCTTTCCAAAGTAAGAGCTGAGTGTGATGTCTGTCCGAATTTGACGGAGAGGTTTGAAGCATCTCCAGTGCGTGAATGGTGGGCAGAAGCAGACGGTGGCCATGAGTTGAATCAATTTTCGAAACCAGATCCACTGGGGAAAATTCTGGTTTCATAAGTAAACGCCAATGTGATGGAAAGTTGGAGCGACTACCTGAGATTTGTAGAGATTTTTTCCAGATAAAAAGCATCTCCGATGAGCGCAAGTCCAGTGAGAGAAGGCAAAAGTCGGATTTTGGTTTGGAGGCAGGGGACAAAGGAGTGTGAAAAAGGttaaccaaagagaagaaatggGGAAAAAATTGCTAAAAAGAACACTCATAGAATTAGATTGAAAGCAAGTAGAAGTTGAGACCATGAGGTCCCGACGCCGACGTGCAGCAGCGCCGCCGGCGTCGGAAAGCTTGGTTAAAGGTGGTTTTTCGAAAATCGTGTCTGGAAGGTTTTTATATTGATCTATAtgcaaaaattgtttttttcaccAACACTATGTTTTGCTCACATATAtttagcataaacaaccattacatagttaaatacttaaattaaacaaattatattattacataAAACAACACGAGTCTCTGAACTTTACAAGGTACAACATATTCAGGCTGAGTCTGGTAAACCGAAATGTGAAGATGATATGGCAAAGAGCGGATCAACAACTTGTAGATTCACCATAGATATAGTCAAGAACCGCGAgtactccaaaaacaaaaactttatcCACACTTGGTTTTATCACCACCTTATATATATCTCTGCTCCCAACCCATTCTTTAACCTGAGCAATGGCATTTCCCGTGGAATCAATGATGCTACAATCCCTATCCGGGAAATATCCTCTTACATCAAAGTAGCAATTCCCCGGTTGGACTGAGATTCGGATTGAACCGATTATGGAGAAGCAAGAGTGTTTGGGATCCCTTAATGTGAAAATCGGTTTAGGACTTCCTTGGTAGTCGTAACTATAACCTCTCCACTTGTTATGAATGCTCAAAGCCTGCACCACTCCTCCCTACACCAATCAACACATATATTATTCTATAAACCAATCATATTAACTTTTTCTCCTCTAAAGgcatatagatttatttttaaaagggttGTTTTATCTTGACGCATTACGTTCATCTTTCTAAGATCTTTAACGTAATGCGTCAAGATAAAGtaaatcatttattaatttgtCGTTGTTTAGATAGCTACTTCACCACTATGTTAAAAGATCATTAAAAGAtcatttttacatttgttttctaatatttaGAGGAATATAAACTTCTGCTTTCATGggaatattttgaaatttaatatacaaatttgGAAAATCGATGATAATTTACTTTTTTGGGGTGTGAATGTTAGAATAATGATGAGATAGTttgggataaaaacaaaaaaggtaccTTTTTGTGGATGAGAAGCAAATCGTTGCCATCACCATCTCTGAGAACTAACTCGCCTTTGCTGCCAAGAACTCCACAACCGTCGATCTTGGAAACGATCTTCTCTTTGCAATCTGTGACTACGAAGCCACCACCGTTAACCACGTGTGGCCGCCGTCTCACAACCATCACCTCCTCCATCGAGGAACAATGCAACTTGCTCACCACtgctttcattttctttctacTAACAAGCTAAACTCTTGtgttattcttatatatatataagaaagaaaaatg is drawn from Camelina sativa cultivar DH55 chromosome 1, Cs, whole genome shotgun sequence and contains these coding sequences:
- the LOC104699148 gene encoding protein LURP-one-related 6-like, with the protein product MKAVVSKLHCSSMEEVMVVRRRPHVVNGGGFVVTDCKEKIVSKIDGCGVLGSKGELVLRDGDGNDLLLIHKKGGVVQALSIHNKWRGYSYDYQGSPKPIFTLRDPKHSCFSIIGSIRISVQPGNCYFDVRGYFPDRDCSIIDSTGNAIAQVKEWVGSRDIYKVVIKPSVDKVFVFGVLAVLDYIYGESTSC